Proteins from a single region of Dasania marina DSM 21967:
- a CDS encoding ROK family protein: MHIGIDLGGSKIEVAAFDSLHQKVFCQRVATPQGDYAATLNSIKALVAQAEAELQQTCTVGLGTPGSPSALTGAMKNCNSTCLNGQYLQADIEVLLGRPVRIANDANCFALSEAVDGAAVNAAVVFGVILGTGVGGGLVVKQQLLTGANHIAGEWGHNPLPAAAIKPELAGRVCYCGRCDCIETYLSGPGLTETFKRISSRQLAADQIVTLAEQGDQLAGQALADYQQQLAMALALVINIVDPDVIVLGGGMSKTPSLYQQVPQLWGEYVFNDEVLTQLQPAHHGDASGVRGAAWLWP, translated from the coding sequence ATGCATATAGGTATAGACCTAGGCGGCAGCAAAATAGAAGTGGCTGCCTTCGATAGCCTACATCAAAAAGTATTCTGCCAGCGTGTCGCCACCCCACAAGGGGATTACGCGGCCACCCTTAACAGCATCAAAGCCTTGGTTGCTCAGGCTGAAGCTGAGCTGCAACAAACCTGTACGGTAGGGCTAGGCACACCGGGCAGCCCTTCGGCGTTAACTGGCGCCATGAAAAACTGCAACTCCACCTGTTTGAATGGCCAATACCTGCAAGCCGATATAGAGGTCCTGCTAGGCAGACCTGTGCGCATCGCTAACGATGCTAACTGTTTTGCCTTAAGCGAGGCGGTAGATGGTGCCGCCGTTAATGCTGCAGTCGTGTTTGGGGTGATTTTGGGTACCGGTGTGGGTGGCGGCCTGGTGGTTAAGCAGCAGCTGCTTACCGGCGCTAATCATATAGCGGGTGAGTGGGGGCATAACCCTCTGCCGGCTGCGGCTATAAAACCAGAGCTGGCGGGTCGCGTCTGTTATTGCGGCCGCTGTGATTGCATAGAAACCTATTTGTCGGGGCCGGGTTTAACGGAAACTTTTAAGCGTATTAGCTCGCGGCAGTTAGCAGCAGATCAGATAGTGACGTTGGCCGAGCAAGGCGATCAACTTGCCGGGCAAGCTTTGGCTGATTACCAGCAGCAACTAGCTATGGCGTTGGCGCTGGTGATTAATATAGTCGACCCCGATGTGATTGTTTTAGGGGGCGGCATGTCAAAAACACCCAGTCTGTATCAACAAGTCCCGCAGCTATGGGGTGAGTATGTGTTTAACGATGAGGTGCTCACGCAATTGCAGCCTGCCCACCATGGTGACGCCAGCGGCGTAAGAGGGGCGGCTTGGTTGTGGCCATAG
- the ampE gene encoding regulatory signaling modulator protein AmpE, with product MIFFSVLIVLAILQLWGSLKSVHQDAWLQQWAQLVSDKIANPAISLSFVVVLPLLAVAMLDLLLDDVLLGLLSLVLYVWVLLYSLGRGEFNEAIDHYLMSWRAGNFESAYQKATAIGDFSQNEAIDNPQTLHNKVRAAMLYEGYQRWFAVVFWFLVLGPAGALAYRLCYLAGRMVLPSQTQAQPADSEQAPSETLQQQALQVTHYLDWLPARLLAGAFALTGRFETTAQYLVSQGTDNKPLPELLDSCAMAALYDDNQADLSSEQDQAIAQGEREISAVQGLLSRSVMCWLVVIALLQLIL from the coding sequence ATGATCTTTTTTTCCGTTTTGATAGTGCTGGCTATTTTGCAATTATGGGGCTCGCTCAAGTCTGTGCATCAAGACGCGTGGTTGCAGCAATGGGCGCAGTTGGTCAGCGACAAAATCGCTAACCCCGCGATCAGTTTGAGCTTCGTAGTTGTGTTACCGCTGCTGGCTGTTGCCATGCTGGATTTACTGCTAGACGATGTTTTATTGGGCTTACTGTCATTGGTGCTCTACGTATGGGTATTGCTGTATAGCTTGGGCCGTGGTGAGTTTAACGAAGCTATAGATCACTACTTGATGAGCTGGCGGGCGGGCAACTTTGAATCCGCCTATCAAAAAGCCACCGCCATAGGCGACTTTAGCCAAAATGAAGCCATAGACAATCCCCAGACTCTGCACAACAAGGTGCGTGCCGCTATGTTGTATGAAGGTTATCAGCGCTGGTTTGCGGTGGTGTTTTGGTTTTTAGTGTTAGGCCCAGCTGGCGCCTTAGCTTATAGGCTGTGTTACTTAGCGGGGCGTATGGTGTTGCCATCCCAGACCCAAGCACAGCCAGCCGATAGCGAGCAGGCACCTAGCGAGACATTGCAACAACAAGCACTGCAAGTTACCCATTATTTAGATTGGCTGCCAGCGCGTTTGTTGGCAGGCGCTTTTGCCCTTACTGGCCGCTTTGAAACCACGGCTCAGTACTTGGTCAGCCAAGGTACCGATAATAAACCATTGCCAGAATTACTGGATAGCTGTGCCATGGCTGCTTTATATGACGATAACCAAGCGGATTTATCCAGCGAACAAGACCAAGCCATAGCGCAGGGCGAGCGTGAAATTAGCGCGGTGCAAGGGCTGCTATCGCGTAGTGTGATGTGTTGGCTGGTCGTTATCGCCCTATTACAGCTCATTTTATAG
- the ampD gene encoding 1,6-anhydro-N-acetylmuramyl-L-alanine amidase AmpD translates to MIPPNKNRELHLSTPKCQGHWLAETATCRHNPSPNYNARPVPQTISLLVIHNISLPAGEFATPYVEQLFTNCLDCQAHPSFHDLERVQVSAHLFINRAGEVCQFVPFDQRAWHAGQSSFAGVVNCNDYSVGIELEGADDIAYTQAQYEKLAELSRYLQAHYPAITKDRITGHSTIAPGRKTDPGPAFDWPYFYQLLELS, encoded by the coding sequence ATGATTCCTCCCAATAAAAACAGGGAGCTGCACTTGAGTACACCGAAATGCCAAGGCCATTGGCTGGCCGAAACCGCCACTTGCCGGCATAATCCATCGCCCAACTACAATGCCCGCCCCGTCCCGCAAACCATCAGCTTATTAGTGATACACAATATCAGCTTGCCCGCCGGCGAGTTTGCTACCCCCTACGTAGAGCAGCTGTTTACCAATTGCCTAGACTGCCAAGCCCACCCCAGCTTCCACGACCTAGAGCGGGTACAGGTTTCCGCCCATCTGTTTATTAATAGAGCGGGTGAAGTCTGCCAATTTGTACCCTTTGATCAACGCGCCTGGCATGCTGGCCAGTCCAGTTTCGCCGGCGTAGTCAACTGTAATGACTACAGTGTAGGGATAGAACTAGAGGGTGCCGACGATATTGCCTATACTCAGGCGCAATATGAAAAATTGGCCGAGCTGAGTCGCTATTTACAGGCTCATTACCCGGCTATTACTAAAGACAGAATCACGGGGCATAGTACAATTGCCCCCGGTCGCAAAACCGATCCCGGCCCGGCCTTTGATTGGCCTTATTTTTATCAATTATTGGAGTTGTCATGA
- a CDS encoding DUF1631 domain-containing protein codes for MAIDSGYIDSAYMQVRLPAVFVDIKERAQQSCMPLLQALFDHVDDALFEMADKADSNAAQNMYFESMREVRLKRRGMELTFLKTIDEAFYAVVSASPQTSSEDEISAAELSLVAHDQLEELMASSSLVNKAEKAFMEPLALIMARLNALLGEQQTLSAETNPLGPTVICKAFVAACETLETDINTKLVLFKLFDRYVIEGLGAVYSACNSYLIQSGVLADASAANLTGGVAKASAVNNSASEVFSHLQALLKAAPHANANQQAIGLQATGEAPQIPHDSLMALLQLVQHQVAHQAAENSAAVQLDIQQALNSLCMERMPGQALSIGQVDDDTINLVSMLFQFVLEDRNLAAPIKTQLSRMQIPIVRIAMQDKSFFSRGGHPARKLLNAMATAALGWQEPQQLERDPLYKKIGAIVDNLLEGFDNDTELFDDILADFTAFLELERRRASLIEQRTLDAEDGKAKSELARAAVKQLLQDKLQGVDLPPAIMTLLQDAWSNVLFLISLKEGQDSHAWTEAVQVVDDLLWSVSAMSASDDRKRLLQLIPGLLNALRKGLTQVAFNPFEMNSLFDELENIHLAQLKQPLAEAAQNIPTLSPQASEADEPAPSVNTDVELGAELPIVDEPAAVPSPAQPTSADELIQARGEQTLDQLLEGRKQSAAGASNDKLMAELDELDDLEGFGEDSDTAVAEQSANTVATHSNHRVDQLAVGNWLEIVQDDGSKLRCRLAAIIRGTGKYIFVNRAGIKVAERTKAGLAQAVDEGEVSLLDDGLLFDRALESVIGNLREMKAQGSS; via the coding sequence GTGGCTATAGATAGCGGCTATATAGATAGTGCCTATATGCAGGTGCGACTGCCTGCTGTTTTTGTCGATATCAAAGAGCGCGCGCAGCAAAGCTGCATGCCTTTGTTGCAGGCCTTATTTGATCATGTAGACGACGCCCTGTTTGAAATGGCCGACAAAGCTGACAGCAACGCCGCACAAAATATGTATTTTGAGTCCATGCGCGAAGTGAGGTTGAAGCGCCGCGGCATGGAGCTGACCTTTTTAAAAACTATCGATGAGGCGTTTTATGCGGTAGTGAGTGCCAGCCCGCAAACTAGCAGCGAGGATGAAATCAGCGCCGCTGAACTTAGCTTGGTAGCGCATGATCAGCTAGAAGAGCTTATGGCCAGCAGCTCCTTAGTGAACAAAGCCGAAAAAGCCTTTATGGAACCCTTAGCGCTGATAATGGCGCGCTTAAATGCTTTACTGGGTGAGCAGCAAACGCTCAGCGCCGAAACCAACCCTTTGGGCCCCACCGTTATTTGTAAGGCCTTTGTGGCTGCTTGCGAAACCCTCGAGACGGACATCAACACCAAGCTAGTCCTGTTTAAATTATTTGATCGCTATGTGATAGAGGGCTTGGGCGCGGTTTACAGCGCCTGCAATAGCTACTTGATTCAATCAGGGGTTTTGGCTGACGCCAGTGCTGCCAATCTAACCGGCGGTGTGGCCAAAGCTAGCGCGGTTAATAACAGCGCCAGCGAGGTGTTTAGTCATTTGCAGGCCTTATTAAAGGCAGCGCCCCACGCCAACGCTAATCAACAGGCGATAGGTTTGCAAGCGACCGGCGAAGCCCCACAAATACCGCATGATAGCTTAATGGCGTTGCTGCAGCTGGTACAGCATCAAGTCGCGCATCAGGCTGCAGAGAATAGCGCCGCGGTGCAATTGGATATACAGCAAGCGTTAAACAGTTTATGTATGGAGCGCATGCCTGGCCAAGCCCTCAGCATAGGGCAAGTGGATGACGACACCATTAACCTCGTGTCCATGCTATTTCAATTTGTATTAGAGGATAGAAACCTCGCCGCCCCCATCAAAACACAATTATCGCGCATGCAAATACCGATAGTGCGTATAGCGATGCAGGATAAAAGCTTTTTTAGCCGCGGCGGTCATCCCGCCCGCAAACTGCTCAATGCCATGGCCACCGCCGCGTTAGGTTGGCAGGAGCCTCAGCAGCTGGAACGCGACCCGCTCTATAAAAAAATAGGCGCCATCGTCGACAATTTGCTGGAAGGTTTTGATAATGATACCGAGTTGTTTGACGATATTTTGGCAGACTTTACCGCCTTTTTAGAGTTGGAGCGTCGTCGCGCCAGCCTCATTGAACAGCGCACGCTAGATGCCGAAGACGGCAAGGCCAAGTCAGAGCTAGCTAGAGCCGCGGTTAAACAACTGCTGCAAGATAAATTACAGGGCGTCGATCTACCACCCGCGATCATGACGCTACTGCAAGATGCTTGGAGCAACGTACTGTTTCTTATCAGTCTCAAAGAGGGGCAGGATAGCCACGCATGGACCGAGGCCGTGCAGGTAGTTGATGACTTATTGTGGAGCGTGTCGGCCATGAGCGCCAGTGATGACCGTAAGCGCTTACTACAGCTAATACCCGGATTACTCAACGCTCTGCGTAAAGGGCTAACCCAAGTCGCCTTTAATCCCTTTGAAATGAACAGTTTGTTTGACGAGCTGGAAAATATACACCTAGCCCAATTAAAACAACCTCTGGCCGAGGCGGCGCAAAACATACCGACCTTGTCGCCGCAAGCTAGCGAGGCTGATGAGCCAGCGCCTAGCGTTAACACAGACGTCGAGCTTGGGGCCGAATTACCTATAGTGGATGAGCCGGCGGCTGTACCAAGCCCAGCCCAGCCAACCAGTGCTGACGAGCTCATTCAAGCCCGTGGTGAGCAAACCCTAGATCAGCTGTTAGAAGGTAGAAAACAATCAGCCGCCGGTGCCAGTAATGATAAATTGATGGCCGAGCTAGATGAGTTGGACGACCTAGAAGGTTTTGGTGAAGACAGTGACACAGCCGTGGCTGAGCAGTCGGCCAATACCGTCGCTACCCATAGCAATCACCGCGTAGACCAGTTGGCGGTAGGCAATTGGCTGGAGATAGTACAAGACGATGGTTCTAAACTGCGCTGCCGCTTGGCTGCCATTATTCGCGGCACTGGCAAATATATCTTTGTGAATCGCGCCGGAATTAAAGTCGCTGAGCGCACTAAAGCGGGCTTGGCACAGGCTGTGGATGAGGGCGAGGTGTCGCTGCTAGACGATGGCCTGCTATTTGATAGAGCGCTAGAGTCGGTAATAGGTAACCTGCGCGAGATGAAAGCGCAGGGTTCTTCTTAG
- a CDS encoding retropepsin-like aspartic protease family protein, with the protein MNQQSSHSKLGTGMYIMAWVIIIALLGAGFQQWYEDQYNPNQQPDSQYQQGLREVILKPNHQHHYLVSGTINQQAVVFLLDTGATHVAVPSSLAQRLQLKRGRQQQVTTANGIATAYSTEINKLSFGNITLRNVKASINPGMNGDVILLGMSALKQLEFSQKGDLLILRQ; encoded by the coding sequence ATGAATCAGCAATCCTCCCACAGTAAATTAGGCACAGGCATGTACATCATGGCCTGGGTCATCATCATTGCACTACTGGGCGCGGGGTTTCAGCAATGGTATGAGGATCAATACAACCCCAATCAACAACCTGACAGCCAATACCAACAAGGGCTTAGGGAAGTCATACTCAAACCCAACCACCAGCATCACTACCTAGTCAGCGGCACGATTAACCAGCAGGCCGTGGTGTTTTTATTAGATACCGGTGCCACCCACGTTGCCGTGCCTAGCAGCCTAGCCCAACGTCTGCAATTAAAACGGGGACGACAGCAGCAGGTAACCACCGCCAATGGCATAGCTACCGCCTATAGCACCGAAATCAACAAGCTCAGTTTTGGCAACATCACCCTGCGCAATGTTAAAGCCAGCATTAACCCCGGCATGAATGGCGATGTTATTTTGTTGGGCATGAGTGCTCTAAAACAATTAGAATTTAGCCAAAAAGGTGATCTGCTAATACTGCGGCAGTAA
- the nadC gene encoding carboxylating nicotinate-nucleotide diphosphorylase, with amino-acid sequence MSLPHYAQHDLTSTVRHALAEDIGDGDITAQLIPAAEQALARVITREQAIICGQAWVDEVFKQVDPSVTVDWKVSDGELAQPDQVLFELSGSARSLLTGERAALNFLQLLSGTATTCKHYADIVAGTTVKLLDTRKTIPGLRNAQKYAVTQGGCFNHRIGLYDAFLIKENHIAACGGINNAVNTAKQQAPGKLVEIEVESLEELKLALDAGADIVMLDNFTLAMMRDSVALTNGKAKLEASGNVTDETLLPIAETGVDYISIGGLTKHCRAVDLSMRFV; translated from the coding sequence ATGAGCCTACCGCATTACGCCCAGCACGATTTAACCAGCACCGTACGCCACGCCTTAGCAGAAGATATAGGCGACGGCGATATTACCGCGCAACTCATCCCCGCTGCTGAGCAAGCACTAGCCCGTGTTATCACCCGCGAACAAGCCATTATTTGCGGCCAGGCCTGGGTAGACGAGGTGTTCAAACAAGTAGACCCCAGCGTTACCGTTGACTGGAAAGTGAGCGACGGCGAACTCGCCCAACCCGATCAAGTGTTATTTGAATTAAGCGGTTCTGCTAGAAGCCTACTCACCGGTGAGCGCGCCGCCCTCAACTTTTTACAGCTGTTGTCAGGCACCGCTACCACCTGTAAGCATTACGCCGATATAGTCGCGGGCACCACCGTAAAACTCTTAGACACCCGCAAAACCATACCCGGCCTGCGCAACGCCCAAAAATACGCCGTGACCCAGGGCGGTTGCTTTAACCACCGCATAGGCCTATACGACGCCTTTTTAATTAAAGAAAACCACATCGCAGCCTGCGGCGGCATCAACAACGCCGTTAACACCGCCAAGCAACAAGCCCCAGGCAAGCTGGTAGAAATAGAAGTCGAAAGCCTAGAAGAGTTAAAACTAGCCTTAGATGCAGGCGCCGATATCGTCATGCTGGACAACTTTACTTTAGCCATGATGCGTGACAGTGTGGCGCTAACCAATGGCAAAGCTAAACTAGAAGCCTCGGGCAATGTGACTGATGAAACCTTACTGCCCATTGCCGAGACTGGGGTGGATTATATTTCTATTGGGGGTTTGACTAAGCATTGTCGGGCTGTTGATTTGTCTATGCGGTTTGTTTAA
- a CDS encoding pilin produces the protein MSVNHYRGFTLIELMIVIAIIGILAATALPAYQDYTRRTRAAEGLVLVVPFKINVSEIHANGRFSAAGYSANAPVFTDTVNVSNVTINPATGELAIIYTARVGTAVGQILYLTPFAGGVNTPALLPDATVVFTPANGVINWRCRSAGSVFAVGTVGTLPAQLSPSECR, from the coding sequence ATGAGCGTTAATCATTACAGAGGCTTTACATTAATCGAGTTGATGATAGTTATTGCTATAATTGGTATTTTGGCCGCAACTGCTTTGCCTGCATATCAAGATTATACTAGGCGGACTCGTGCCGCAGAGGGGCTAGTTTTGGTTGTTCCATTCAAAATAAATGTATCGGAAATTCACGCCAACGGACGTTTTTCTGCAGCGGGATATAGTGCAAATGCGCCAGTATTTACAGATACGGTTAACGTGTCTAATGTGACTATTAATCCAGCAACAGGTGAGCTGGCAATAATATACACAGCGCGAGTGGGCACAGCTGTAGGGCAAATTCTATATTTAACACCGTTTGCGGGAGGAGTAAATACGCCAGCACTGTTGCCTGATGCTACTGTGGTGTTTACGCCAGCAAATGGCGTTATCAATTGGCGATGCCGCTCTGCGGGTTCTGTTTTTGCTGTCGGTACAGTTGGAACATTACCTGCTCAGTTGTCACCTTCGGAATGTAGATAA
- a CDS encoding pilin — protein sequence MKKIQQGFTLIELMIVIAIIGILAATALPAYQDYTKRSRVSEGLALASSFKLHVVDLHANGAWTAVTGYSANSPAFNATDNVAGIAITEATGDVTVTFTARVGNAAAQTIILVPYSGGVAAPVALPVGTAAFTPAAGNIGWRCRALNSVFGVGTAGTLPANLAPSECR from the coding sequence ATGAAGAAAATACAACAGGGTTTTACCCTAATTGAATTAATGATTGTTATTGCGATCATCGGTATTTTGGCGGCAACGGCTTTACCTGCCTACCAAGACTACACTAAGCGTAGCCGCGTAAGTGAAGGTTTAGCACTTGCTAGTTCATTTAAATTACATGTAGTAGATCTACATGCCAATGGCGCTTGGACGGCAGTGACTGGTTATAGTGCAAACTCACCTGCGTTTAATGCGACTGATAATGTTGCGGGTATTGCTATTACTGAGGCTACTGGTGATGTGACGGTAACGTTTACTGCGCGTGTAGGTAATGCGGCCGCTCAAACTATTATCTTAGTGCCTTACTCTGGTGGTGTTGCGGCTCCGGTAGCCTTGCCTGTGGGAACTGCTGCTTTTACCCCTGCCGCAGGTAATATTGGTTGGAGATGTCGTGCTTTAAATTCGGTATTTGGTGTAGGTACAGCCGGTACTTTACCAGCTAACTTGGCTCCTTCTGAGTGTCGTTAA
- the pilB gene encoding type IV-A pilus assembly ATPase PilB, whose protein sequence is MNTQAPIALNGLARRLVRDGALSEEIAQKAQQEAAKEKLHFVSHLVTNNYLDSATIAEAAADEFGAPLFDLSAFNKEVIPRELIDIKLVQKHHSLPLFRRGNRLFIAVSDPTNLRALDEIKFHTGINTDAVLVNEELLAKALHDFIEANDEPLGGLGDLDDAGLEDLDIEAVDEAGGKDDKAGDGADETPIVRFVNKVLIDAIKSGASDIHFEPYEKSYRVRFRTDGILQEVARPPMSLAGRLSSRLKVMSQMDISERRLPQDGRIKMRLSKKRAIDFRVNTLPCLFGEKVVLRILDPSSAQMGIDALGYEPEQKELYMQALNQPQGMILVTGPTGSGKTVSLYTGLNILNQPERNISTAEDPVEINLEGINQCHVNPKVGLTFAEALRSFLRQDPDIIMVGEIRDLETAEISIKAAQTGHMVMSTLHTNSAAETITRLMNMGVAAFNIATSVNLIIAQRLGRRLCSHCAEPTEIPREVLLDEGFLESDLEDITLMKAVGCDKCTNGYKGRVGIYEVVRITPALSQIIMDGGNSIEIDKIARKEGFNDLRRSALLKAAQGLTSLEEVNRVTKD, encoded by the coding sequence ATGAACACCCAAGCACCTATTGCGTTAAACGGTTTAGCCAGGCGGCTAGTTAGAGACGGCGCCCTAAGCGAAGAGATAGCCCAAAAGGCGCAGCAAGAGGCGGCCAAAGAGAAGCTCCATTTTGTTAGCCACCTAGTTACCAATAACTATTTGGATAGCGCCACCATAGCCGAGGCCGCCGCCGATGAATTTGGCGCGCCCTTATTTGACCTCTCCGCTTTTAATAAAGAGGTTATCCCCAGGGAGCTAATCGACATCAAACTGGTGCAAAAACACCACTCGCTACCGCTGTTTAGACGCGGCAATCGCCTATTTATTGCCGTATCCGACCCCACCAATCTGCGCGCCCTGGACGAAATCAAGTTTCACACCGGCATTAATACCGATGCGGTATTGGTTAATGAAGAGCTGTTAGCCAAGGCCCTACACGACTTTATAGAAGCCAACGATGAGCCCCTAGGCGGCTTGGGCGACCTCGATGATGCAGGCCTGGAAGACCTAGACATAGAAGCCGTGGACGAAGCTGGTGGCAAAGACGATAAAGCCGGTGACGGCGCTGATGAAACTCCCATCGTGCGCTTTGTTAACAAAGTACTTATCGATGCCATTAAAAGCGGCGCCTCCGATATACACTTTGAGCCTTACGAAAAAAGCTACCGGGTACGTTTTCGAACTGACGGCATATTACAAGAAGTCGCCCGCCCGCCCATGTCTTTAGCCGGTAGGCTATCATCACGCTTAAAGGTTATGTCGCAAATGGATATCTCTGAGCGCCGCCTGCCTCAGGATGGCCGTATTAAAATGCGATTATCCAAAAAGCGCGCCATCGATTTTCGGGTTAACACCCTGCCCTGCCTATTCGGCGAAAAAGTGGTGCTGCGTATCTTAGACCCCAGTAGCGCGCAGATGGGTATAGATGCGCTGGGCTATGAGCCAGAGCAGAAAGAGCTGTATATGCAGGCGCTCAACCAGCCACAGGGCATGATTTTGGTAACCGGCCCTACCGGCAGTGGTAAAACCGTATCGCTATATACCGGCCTCAATATATTGAATCAGCCCGAGCGTAATATATCCACCGCCGAAGACCCGGTGGAAATCAACTTAGAGGGCATTAACCAGTGCCATGTTAACCCCAAGGTGGGGCTCACCTTCGCCGAAGCGCTGCGCTCCTTCCTGCGCCAAGATCCCGACATTATTATGGTAGGCGAGATCCGTGATTTGGAAACTGCCGAAATCTCCATTAAAGCGGCGCAAACCGGCCATATGGTTATGTCTACCCTGCACACCAATAGCGCCGCTGAAACCATTACCCGTTTGATGAATATGGGGGTAGCTGCCTTCAATATCGCCACCTCGGTTAATTTAATCATTGCACAGCGGCTAGGTCGCCGTTTATGCTCCCACTGCGCAGAACCTACCGAAATACCTAGAGAAGTGTTATTAGACGAAGGCTTCCTAGAAAGTGACTTGGAAGATATTACCCTAATGAAAGCCGTAGGCTGCGACAAATGCACCAATGGCTATAAAGGTCGTGTCGGGATTTATGAAGTCGTTCGCATTACTCCCGCCCTGTCTCAGATTATTATGGACGGCGGCAACTCTATAGAAATTGATAAAATTGCTAGAAAGGAAGGCTTTAATGACCTGCGGCGCTCGGCCTTACTAAAAGCCGCTCAAGGTTTAACCAGCTTAGAAGAAGTTAACCGCGTCACCAAGGATTAA
- a CDS encoding type II secretion system F family protein produces MATTIKTSTFIYKGTNKQGKEVNGQIQGSNQTMVKAQLRKQGVIAKSVKKKSKPLFSAGKKISPADVAIFTRQLATMMKAGVPLVQSFDIVAEGLDNPSMRDLVLEIKNDVASGSGFAPSIAKHPKYFDELFCSLIASGEQSGTLETMLDRVATYKEKSEALKAKIKKAMTYPIAILVIALVVTALLLIKVIPQFAQSFESFGADLPAFTKMVMGLSDFVIAWWMIILVGIIGSVFTLKEAIKRSEAVSYAADKIILKIPIIGDIIFNSIIARFARTLSTTFAAGVPLVDALEAVAGTAGNVIYKDAIIKIKDEVTTGTQLNQAIRASGLFPSMVLQMVAIGEESGALDTMLEKVATHFEDIVDNMVDGMTALLEPIIMAILGVLIGGLMIAMYLPIFMLGAAI; encoded by the coding sequence ATGGCAACCACAATAAAAACCAGTACCTTTATCTATAAAGGCACCAATAAACAAGGTAAAGAGGTTAACGGCCAAATACAGGGCTCTAACCAAACCATGGTTAAAGCCCAGTTGCGCAAGCAGGGGGTGATAGCCAAATCGGTTAAGAAAAAATCCAAGCCCCTGTTTAGTGCTGGCAAAAAAATAAGCCCTGCCGATGTCGCCATCTTTACCCGTCAGCTTGCTACTATGATGAAGGCCGGTGTACCGCTGGTGCAGAGCTTCGACATAGTTGCTGAGGGTTTAGACAACCCCTCTATGCGCGACTTGGTGCTAGAAATCAAAAACGATGTTGCCTCCGGCTCTGGCTTTGCCCCCTCTATCGCCAAACATCCCAAGTATTTTGATGAGCTATTTTGTAGCCTGATAGCCTCAGGTGAACAATCCGGCACCCTGGAAACCATGCTGGATAGGGTAGCTACCTATAAAGAAAAATCGGAAGCCTTAAAAGCCAAAATTAAAAAGGCCATGACCTACCCTATTGCTATTTTGGTGATTGCCTTAGTGGTTACCGCATTACTGTTAATTAAGGTTATCCCACAATTTGCTCAATCATTTGAAAGTTTCGGGGCTGATTTACCTGCTTTCACCAAAATGGTTATGGGGCTATCCGACTTTGTCATCGCATGGTGGATGATTATTCTGGTAGGCATTATAGGCTCGGTATTTACTTTAAAAGAGGCTATTAAACGCTCGGAAGCCGTATCGTATGCTGCCGACAAAATCATCTTAAAAATCCCCATAATCGGCGATATTATTTTCAACTCTATTATCGCCCGCTTTGCCCGTACCCTATCAACCACTTTTGCTGCCGGCGTACCTTTAGTCGACGCACTAGAGGCGGTAGCCGGCACCGCTGGCAATGTTATCTACAAAGATGCCATTATCAAAATTAAAGATGAAGTCACCACCGGCACGCAATTAAATCAAGCTATACGCGCTTCCGGACTATTCCCCAGTATGGTGTTGCAAATGGTGGCCATAGGTGAGGAGTCCGGCGCTCTAGACACCATGCTAGAAAAAGTAGCCACCCATTTTGAAGATATAGTCGACAATATGGTGGACGGTATGACAGCCTTACTCGAACCCATCATCATGGCTATTTTAGGTGTGCTGATAGGTGGTTTGATGATAGCCATGTACCTACCCATATTCATGCTAGGTGCCGCAATCTAA